Proteins from a single region of Ziziphus jujuba cultivar Dongzao chromosome 1, ASM3175591v1:
- the LOC107408569 gene encoding VAMP-like protein YKT61, which produces MKITALLVLKCNPDGSDPVFLANALDVSHFGYFQRSSVKEFIFFVGRTVAKRTPPSQRQSVQHEEYKVHSYNRDGLCAVGFMDDNYPVRSAFSLLNQVLDEYQKAFGESWRAAQADGNQPWPYLNDALTKFQDPAEADKLLKIQRELDETKIILHKTIDSVLARGEKLDSLVEKSSDLSAASQMFYKQAKKTNQCCTIL; this is translated from the exons atGAAGATCACGGCGTTGCTGGTTCTCAAGTGCAACCCGGACGGATCCGACCCGGTTTTCCTTGCGAATGCTTTGGATGTCAGCCACTTCGGCTACTTTCAGAGGTCCAGCGTCAAGGAATTCATCTTCTTCGTCGGTCGCACCGTCGCCAAACGCACTCCTCCTTCTCAGCGACAGTCCGTCCAGCATGAAG AGTATAAGGTGCATTCGTACAACAGAGATGGCCTCTGTGCGGTGGGATTTATGGATGATAACTACCCTGTTCGAAGTGCATTCTCTTTGCTCAACCAG GTTTTAGATGAGTACCAGAAAGCTTTTGGTGAGTCATGGAGGGCTGCACAAGCAGATGGCAATCAACCATGGCCCTACTTGAATGATGCTCTGACTAAGTTCCAG GACCCTGCAGAGGCAGATAAGTTGTTGAAAATacagagagaattggatgaAACAAAAATTATCCTT CATAAGACTATTGATAGTGTGCTTGCACGAGGTGAGAAATTGGACAGTTTAGTGGAGAAGAGTTCAGATCTCAGTGCAGCATCACAG ATGTTCTACAAGCAGGCTAAGAAGACCAATCAGTGTTGTACCATATTGTAA
- the LOC107410029 gene encoding temperature-induced lipocalin-1 codes for MAKKEMEVVKGLDLKRYMGRWYEIASFPSMFQPKNGVNTRATYTLREDGTVNVLNETWSDGKRGSIEGSAYKADPSSDEAKLKVKFYVPPFLPIIPVTGDYWVLYIDDEYQYAVVGQPSRRYLWILSRYNHIDDETYNQLVRKAENQGYDVSKLHKTPQTDPPPEGEGPKDTKGIWWIKSILGK; via the exons ATGGcgaaaaaagaaatggaagtGGTGAAGGGTCTTGACCTGAAGCGATATATGGGTCGGTGGTACGAAATAGCTTCATTCCCATCTATGTTTCAGCCAAAGAATGGAGTGAATACAAGGGCTACATACACTCTCAGAGAGGATGGTACTGTGAATGTGCTGAATGAGACTTGGAGTGATGGTAAAAGGGGCTCTATAGAAGGTTCTGCCTATAAGGCCGATCCTTCTAGTGATGAGGCCAAGCTCAAAGTGAAATTCTATGTTCCTCCATTCTTGCCCATCATCCCTGTCACTGGGGATTACTGGGTTTTGTATATTGATGATGAATATCAATATGCTGTGGTTGGCCAGCCTAGCAGGAGATATCTTTGG ATATTAAGCAGGTATAACCATATAGATGATGAGACATACAATCAGCTTGTTCGGAAAGCCGAAAATCAAGGCTATGATGTGAGCAAACTCCACAAGACACCACAAACTGATCCTCCTCCAGAAGGAGAAGGTCCCAAGGACACCAAGGGCATTTGGTGGATCAAATCCATTCTGGGAAAgtag